In the Maribacter sp. MJ134 genome, one interval contains:
- a CDS encoding alpha-ketoglutarate decarboxylase → MSLKNTLLFMAVCLLVQLSFGQLGSQKSDFWRRVNFGGGLGLGFTNGGFNASVSPSAIYNFNNQFATGISLNFNYAKFNEDKLLAYGGSILSLYNPIPQIQLSAELEQLRINRTLQGFPDDIKDNYWSPALFLGIGYRTNNITVGLRYDILYDDERSIYANALLPFVRVYF, encoded by the coding sequence ATGAGCCTAAAAAATACACTTTTATTCATGGCGGTCTGTCTTTTAGTACAGCTCTCTTTTGGACAATTAGGGAGTCAAAAAAGTGATTTCTGGAGACGTGTGAATTTTGGAGGGGGCCTTGGTTTAGGATTTACCAACGGAGGCTTTAATGCCTCTGTTTCACCTAGTGCTATTTACAATTTCAACAATCAATTTGCTACTGGGATAAGTCTAAATTTTAACTACGCCAAATTCAATGAAGATAAGTTATTGGCCTATGGGGGTAGTATTTTGTCGCTTTACAATCCAATTCCGCAAATACAACTATCAGCCGAGTTAGAACAACTACGGATAAACAGAACATTACAAGGATTTCCAGATGATATCAAAGATAATTATTGGTCGCCTGCACTATTTCTAGGTATTGGTTACCGCACCAATAATATTACCGTAGGCCTGCGTTATGATATTCTATATGACGACGAAAGGAGCATTTACGCCAATGCACTGCTCCCCTTTGTAAGGGTATATTTTTAA
- a CDS encoding 2-oxoglutarate dehydrogenase E1 component: protein MDKYSFLNTAHTSFFSELYDKYLQNPDSVEPSWRAFFQGFDFGMESSLEELDISGDDRVTSVINGREVEMPESLQKEFQVIRLIDGYRSRGHLFTRTNPVRERRQYVPSLEIENFGLTKADLGTVFNAGDIIGIGPSTLEAIISHLTRIYCDAIGVEYMYIRKPERVKWIQDWINVNDNHPDFNADRKKHILKKLNQAVSFEGFLHTKYVGQKRFSLEGNESLIPGLDAIVERAAEMGVEQFVMGMAHRGRLNVLTNIFGKSAKDIFSEFDGKDYEQEIFDGDVKYHLGWTSDRMSDNGNKIKMNIAPNPSHLETVGAVVEGIARAKQDANFADNFSKVLPIVVHGDAAIAGQGLVYEVVQMANLDGYKTGGTIHIVVNNQIGFTTNYLDARSSTYCTDVAKVTLSPVLHVNADDAEAVVHASLFALEYRMRFERDVFIDLLGYRKYGHNEGDEPRFTQPKLYKAIAKHKNPRDIYAEKLISEGVIDDGYVSELEKQYKEALEEKLEDSRKEDKTVITPFMADEWKGFSNVREWEMMDAVDTKFDKKKLTAIAKTITELPEGKKFLRKVEKLVRDRKKMFFETDKLDWAMGELLAYGTLLEEGFGVRMSGQDVERGTFSHRHAVMKVEESEEEVLLLNHLSDKQGRFQIYNSLLSEYGVVGFDYGYAMANPNTLTIWEAQFGDFSNGAQIMIDQYISAAEDKWKLQNGLVMLLPHGYEGQGAEHSSARMERYLQLCAKDNMYIADVTTPAQMFHILRRQMKANFRKPLIIFTPKSLLRHPKAVSSADDLANGAFKEVIDDEGADKKKVKSLVFCTGKFYYDLLAAREELNRNDVALVRVEQLFPLPEQKMKEITAKYKNANDVVWAQEEPRNMGAWSHIMMHYAEAGSFRVASRRFYAAPAAGSSVRSKARHQQVIDYVFDKTKDNMTKPKKK from the coding sequence ATGGATAAATATTCCTTTTTAAATACTGCGCATACTTCTTTTTTTTCAGAACTTTATGACAAGTATTTGCAAAACCCCGACAGTGTAGAACCGAGTTGGAGAGCATTTTTTCAAGGCTTTGATTTTGGAATGGAAAGCTCTTTAGAAGAGTTGGACATTTCCGGTGATGACCGAGTAACCTCGGTTATTAACGGTCGTGAGGTTGAAATGCCAGAATCTCTGCAAAAAGAATTTCAGGTAATTCGATTAATCGACGGTTATCGTAGCCGGGGGCATTTGTTCACAAGAACTAATCCTGTTAGGGAAAGAAGACAATATGTTCCCTCTTTGGAAATTGAGAACTTTGGTCTAACAAAGGCCGATTTAGGTACTGTTTTTAATGCCGGAGATATTATTGGCATAGGCCCAAGTACCTTAGAGGCTATTATAAGTCACTTGACCAGAATTTACTGCGACGCCATCGGTGTAGAATACATGTACATACGCAAGCCGGAAAGAGTTAAATGGATTCAAGATTGGATAAACGTAAACGACAATCACCCGGATTTTAATGCAGACCGAAAGAAGCATATTCTCAAAAAATTGAATCAGGCAGTTTCCTTTGAAGGATTTTTGCATACCAAATATGTTGGTCAGAAACGCTTTTCACTAGAAGGGAACGAATCGCTAATCCCTGGTTTGGATGCCATTGTAGAGAGGGCTGCCGAGATGGGAGTAGAGCAATTTGTCATGGGTATGGCACATAGGGGACGGTTAAACGTACTCACCAATATTTTCGGAAAGTCCGCCAAGGATATTTTCAGTGAATTCGACGGAAAGGATTACGAGCAGGAGATTTTTGATGGTGATGTAAAGTATCATTTGGGTTGGACATCGGATAGAATGTCCGATAATGGGAATAAAATAAAGATGAATATTGCTCCGAACCCATCGCATTTGGAAACCGTTGGGGCAGTTGTCGAAGGTATTGCCAGAGCTAAACAAGATGCTAATTTTGCAGATAACTTTTCTAAAGTCTTACCTATAGTAGTTCACGGAGATGCTGCAATTGCGGGTCAGGGACTGGTTTATGAAGTGGTGCAGATGGCAAATTTGGACGGTTATAAAACAGGAGGTACTATTCATATTGTCGTAAACAATCAAATTGGTTTTACCACCAATTATTTAGACGCTAGATCTTCTACCTATTGTACAGATGTGGCCAAAGTTACGTTGAGCCCTGTATTGCACGTTAATGCGGATGATGCGGAGGCGGTAGTACATGCCTCGCTATTCGCCTTGGAATACAGAATGCGTTTTGAGCGTGATGTTTTTATCGATTTATTGGGTTATAGAAAGTATGGACATAATGAAGGTGATGAACCTCGCTTTACGCAACCAAAATTATACAAGGCCATCGCTAAGCACAAAAACCCCAGAGACATTTATGCCGAAAAATTGATAAGTGAAGGTGTTATCGATGATGGTTATGTTTCTGAATTGGAAAAGCAATATAAAGAAGCTTTAGAGGAGAAGCTGGAAGATTCTAGAAAAGAGGACAAGACGGTGATTACCCCTTTTATGGCAGATGAGTGGAAAGGTTTTTCCAATGTTAGGGAATGGGAGATGATGGATGCTGTTGATACCAAATTCGATAAAAAGAAGCTTACCGCTATTGCTAAGACCATAACCGAGCTACCGGAAGGAAAGAAATTTTTGAGAAAGGTCGAGAAGTTAGTTAGAGATAGGAAGAAAATGTTCTTCGAGACCGATAAACTAGATTGGGCCATGGGAGAATTATTGGCCTATGGTACATTGCTTGAGGAAGGTTTCGGAGTTAGGATGTCCGGACAGGATGTGGAAAGAGGTACTTTTTCACATCGTCATGCGGTCATGAAAGTAGAGGAGAGTGAGGAAGAAGTATTGCTGCTCAATCATCTGTCCGATAAACAGGGTAGATTTCAGATATACAATTCGCTTTTGTCAGAGTACGGCGTGGTAGGGTTTGATTATGGATATGCTATGGCCAATCCGAATACCTTGACCATATGGGAGGCTCAGTTTGGGGATTTCAGTAACGGAGCCCAAATTATGATAGACCAATACATATCTGCTGCAGAAGATAAATGGAAATTACAGAATGGCCTGGTTATGCTCCTGCCACATGGTTACGAAGGTCAGGGAGCCGAGCATTCTTCGGCTAGGATGGAACGTTACTTGCAGTTGTGTGCAAAAGACAACATGTATATTGCAGACGTTACCACTCCGGCACAGATGTTTCATATTTTACGTCGCCAAATGAAGGCCAATTTCAGAAAACCTTTAATCATATTTACACCAAAAAGTCTATTAAGGCATCCTAAGGCGGTGTCTTCCGCAGACGACTTGGCTAACGGAGCTTTTAAAGAAGTAATAGATGATGAAGGCGCGGATAAGAAAAAGGTTAAAAGCTTGGTCTTTTGTACTGGAAAATTTTATTATGATTTGCTTGCTGCTAGGGAAGAGCTGAATAGGAATGATGTAGCCTTGGTACGGGTAGAGCAGTTATTTCCTTTACCGGAACAAAAAATGAAGGAAATTACCGCAAAATACAAAAATGCGAATGACGTGGTCTGGGCACAGGAAGAACCTAGGAATATGGGGGCATGGAGCCATATTATGATGCACTATGCCGAGGCTGGTAGTTTCAGGGTGGCATCAAGACGTTTTTATGCAGCGCCTGCCGCAGGAAGTTCGGTGCGCAGCAAGGCACGGCATCAGCAAGTGATAGATTATGTCTTTGATAAGACCAAGGACAACATGACAAAACCAAAAAAGAAGTAG
- the odhB gene encoding 2-oxoglutarate dehydrogenase complex dihydrolipoyllysine-residue succinyltransferase codes for MILEMKVPSPGESITEVEIAEWLVEDGDYVEKDQAIAEVDSDKATLELPAEASGTITLKAEVGDAVEVGAVVCLIDTSAAKADDKSSKAEAPKEEVKEEKPAPKAAPAAKESYATGSASPAAKKIMEEKGVDSKTVKGTGRDGRITKEDAVNAVPSMGSPVSGGNRGETRSKLSMLRRKVAERLVAAKNETAMLTTFNEVDMSPIFALRKEYKEAFKEKHGVGLGFMSFFTKAVVRALEMYPAVNSMIDGKEMISYDFCDISIAVSGPKGLMVPVIRNAENLSFRGVESEVKRLAIRAREGEITVDEMTGGTFTITNGGVFGSMLSTPIINPPQSAILGMHNIVERPIAKDGLIAIAPIMYVALSYDHRIIDGKESVGFLVAVKEALENPEELLMDGNVKKALEM; via the coding sequence ATGATTCTAGAAATGAAAGTTCCCTCTCCAGGAGAGTCCATAACGGAAGTTGAAATCGCGGAATGGTTGGTAGAAGATGGTGATTATGTAGAAAAAGACCAGGCGATAGCAGAAGTAGACTCGGATAAGGCTACCTTGGAATTACCAGCGGAAGCAAGCGGAACGATAACCTTAAAGGCTGAAGTAGGTGATGCGGTTGAAGTGGGAGCGGTGGTGTGTTTGATAGATACAAGTGCAGCAAAAGCAGATGATAAGAGCAGCAAGGCCGAAGCTCCAAAGGAAGAGGTTAAAGAAGAGAAGCCGGCCCCGAAAGCGGCACCTGCCGCAAAAGAGTCCTATGCTACGGGAAGTGCTTCGCCTGCTGCGAAGAAAATAATGGAGGAAAAAGGTGTGGACTCCAAAACCGTTAAGGGTACCGGGAGAGATGGCAGAATTACCAAAGAAGATGCGGTTAATGCCGTTCCGTCAATGGGTTCTCCGGTTTCTGGGGGAAATCGTGGTGAAACGCGGTCCAAACTCTCTATGCTTCGCAGAAAGGTAGCAGAGCGTTTGGTTGCGGCTAAGAACGAAACGGCAATGTTGACGACTTTCAATGAAGTAGATATGTCTCCAATCTTTGCTTTGCGAAAAGAATATAAAGAAGCTTTTAAAGAGAAACACGGGGTTGGATTAGGCTTTATGTCATTCTTTACAAAGGCGGTTGTCAGAGCATTGGAAATGTATCCTGCTGTGAATTCAATGATAGACGGTAAAGAAATGATTTCTTATGATTTTTGTGATATCAGTATAGCGGTTTCAGGTCCAAAAGGGCTTATGGTTCCCGTAATACGAAATGCCGAGAATTTATCCTTTAGAGGAGTGGAATCAGAAGTGAAACGACTGGCTATTCGTGCAAGAGAAGGAGAAATTACCGTAGATGAGATGACCGGTGGTACGTTTACCATAACTAATGGAGGTGTGTTTGGTTCCATGTTGTCCACTCCAATAATCAACCCGCCTCAAAGTGCCATTCTTGGAATGCATAACATTGTGGAAAGACCAATAGCTAAAGATGGTTTAATAGCAATAGCCCCTATCATGTATGTAGCTTTATCCTATGACCATAGAATTATTGATGGTAAGGAATCTGTGGGCTTTCTAGTTGCTGTTAAAGAGGCCTTGGAAAATCCAGAAGAATTATTGATGGACGGTAATGTGAAGAAAGCTTTGGAGATGTAA